From a region of the Rhipicephalus microplus isolate Deutch F79 chromosome X, USDA_Rmic, whole genome shotgun sequence genome:
- the LOC142776906 gene encoding uncharacterized protein LOC142776906, whose protein sequence is MLQLPQGQEVFHCHYKDLLDYEEEQAGLRAVPKLTKAHIFPNAFQKMSVKLAVQLFSESTASAMEFYSEQEDCKKLHGSAATSQFTRTLNKLFDCLNSRRPDHVRFNEAQHIAVLKDSIAWLDNWEKYIKTLPTQRQVCFLSKQTCGALRLTLHSSVAFIESLLLSGFRYVLVGNFGQDPLEVNMMTFMCINVL, encoded by the exons ATGTTGCAGCTCCCTCAAGGACAGGAGGTGTTCCACTGTCACTACAAGGACTTACTGGACTATGAAGAAGAACAGGCTGGACTCCGGGCTGTACCTAAGTTAACGAAAGCCCATATTTTCCCCAATGCGTTCCAAAAGATGAGCGTGAAGTTGGCTGTCCAG CTGTTCAGTGAGAGTACTGCTTCGGCCATGGAGTTTTATAGCGAGCAGGAAGACTGCAAGAAGCTCCATGGGTCGGCTGCAACATCGCAATTCACAAGAACATTGAACAAGCTGTTCGACTGCCTGAACTCTCGGAGGCCAGACCATGTTCGATTCAACGAAGCACAACACATTGCT GTGTTGAAGGACAGCATTGCATGGCTGGACAACTGGGAGAAATACATCAAGACATTACCGACCCAGAGGCAAGTCTGCTTTCTGAGTAAGCAGACATGTGGAGCCCTCAGACTGACACTGCATAGCTCAGTTGCATTCATCGAGAGCTTGCTGTTGTCTGGGTTTCGTTACGTTCTCGTTGGGAACTTCGGACAAGATCCTCTAGAGGTAAACATGATGACTTTTATGTGTATAAATGTGCTATGA
- the LOC142775848 gene encoding uncharacterized protein LOC142775848: protein MLSVNNLVRPPKRASVEGDGPQLLLKLQGLFDKGKPASSQIDMLAVLFDDVLEEPGEAVNNASVPDVTLSTKECILNYLAGYVVKKFSTISCTDCVGTLKSQTREPTDLIQKKSRRFLQVPSSQLLSLLRIVEGHVEELIVDTVACADVYANIVDQVLLDSRIASAGVGCRLHYVGTTAEVVHFFLRCRLHFYTREKNKLTRATRRANCPANGGNKPHG from the exons ATGCTCTCTGTAAACAACCTAGTTCGGCCGCCAAAACGGGCTTCGGTCGAGGGAGATGGACCCCAGCTGTTGCTCAAGCTCCAGGGCCTCTTTGACAAGGGAAAACCTGCCTCCAGTCAG ATTGACATGTTGGCGGTCCTCTTTGATGACGTTCTTGAGGAGCCGGGAGAGGCAGTGAACAATGCATCCGTGCCTGACGTTACGCTCTCCACCAAAGAGTGCATTCTTAATTATCTTGCCGGTTACGTGGTAAAGAAGTTTTCAACGATAAGCTGCACTGACTGCGTGGGAACACTCAAGAGCCAGACACGAGAGCCAACTGACCTAATCCAGAAGAAGTCAAGAAGATTCCTGCAAGTGCCCTCATCCCAGCTTCTCAGCCTGTTGCGCATTGTGGAAGGACATGTTGAAGAACTGATTGTGGACACAGTTGCATGTGCCGATGTGTATGCGAACATTGTTGACCAAGTTTTGCTCGACAGCCGCATTGCTTCTGCTGGTGTGGGCTGTAGGTTGCACTATGTGGGTACCACAGCAGAGGTTGTTCATTTTTTCTTGAGGTGCCGCCTGCACTTTTACACCAGGGAAAAAAACAAGCTGACACGAGCAACGCGGCGAGCAAACTGCCCAGCAAATGGTGGCAACAAGCCCCATGGGTAG